Proteins found in one Streptococcus mitis genomic segment:
- a CDS encoding response regulator transcription factor — MRIFVLEDDFSQQTRIEATIEKLLKEHQIIPSSFAVFGKPDQLLAEVHEKGAHQLFFLDIEIRNEEMKGLEVARKIRDRDPYALIVFVTTHSEFMPLSFRYQVSALDYIDKALSAEEFESRIETALLYANSQDSKSLAEDCFYFKSKFAQFQYPFKEVYYLETSPRAHRVILYTKTDRLEFTASLEEVFKQEPRLLQCHRSFLINPANVVRLDKKEKLLFFPNGGSCMIARYKVREVSEAINNLH, encoded by the coding sequence ATGAGAATATTTGTTTTAGAAGATGATTTTTCCCAGCAGACTAGGATTGAAGCGACGATTGAGAAACTTTTGAAGGAACATCAGATTATTCCCAGCTCTTTTGCGGTCTTTGGTAAGCCAGATCAACTGCTGGCAGAGGTGCATGAGAAGGGGGCCCATCAGCTATTCTTTTTGGATATTGAGATTCGAAATGAGGAGATGAAGGGTCTGGAAGTGGCTAGAAAGATTCGGGATCGAGACCCCTATGCCCTGATTGTCTTTGTGACGACTCACTCAGAGTTTATGCCCCTGTCTTTTCGCTATCAAGTGTCCGCTTTGGACTACATTGATAAGGCCTTGTCGGCAGAGGAGTTTGAATCTCGTATCGAGACAGCCCTTCTCTATGCCAATAGTCAAGATAGTAAAAGTCTGGCGGAAGATTGCTTTTACTTTAAATCAAAATTTGCCCAATTCCAGTATCCTTTTAAAGAGGTTTATTATCTTGAAACGTCGCCCAGAGCCCATCGTGTTATTCTCTATACCAAGACAGACAGACTGGAATTTACAGCGAGTTTAGAGGAGGTTTTCAAGCAGGAGCCTCGTCTCTTGCAGTGCCATCGCTCTTTTCTCATCAATCCTGCCAATGTAGTTCGTTTGGATAAGAAAGAGAAACTCCTTTTCTTTCCTAATGGCGGAAGCTGTATGATAGCGCGTTATAAGGTCAGGGAAGTGTCTGAGGCTATCAATAACTTACACTGA
- a CDS encoding sensor histidine kinase: MNIAWILLYTLVTHGLEIVIFFKVDGIGLTFERIFKAFLFKILLAFVFLMIGYIVGDSFLFYFMEPLYGIGLSFLLLRGLPKKFLFFYGLFPMILVNLFYRGVSYFVLPFLGQVIVDKDSNPIFLLMKIFVCFIVLIFLKWLDYDFTNLRKEILDKASQQSLTKINWIMGAYYLVMQSLSFFEYEQGIQSTTVRHLILVFYLLFFMGMIKKLDTYLKDKLHERLDQEQALRYKDMERYSRHIEELYKEVRSFRHDYTNLLTSLRLGIEEEDMEQIKEVYDSVLKDSSQKLQDNKYDLGRLVNIRDRALKSLLAGKFLKARDKNIVFNVEVPEEIQVEGMSLLDFLTIVSILCDNAIEASAEASQPHVSIAFLKNGAQETFIIENSIKEEGIDISEIFSFGASSKGEERGVGLYTVMKIVESHPNTSLNTTCQNQVFRQVLTVHSMSVDD, translated from the coding sequence ATGAATATTGCTTGGATATTGTTGTATACACTTGTTACTCATGGACTAGAAATTGTCATTTTCTTTAAGGTGGATGGAATTGGTCTCACTTTTGAGAGGATTTTTAAAGCCTTTCTTTTTAAGATACTGTTGGCCTTTGTTTTTTTAATGATTGGCTATATAGTAGGAGATAGTTTCCTATTTTATTTTATGGAACCCTTGTACGGCATAGGCTTGTCTTTCTTATTGTTAAGAGGGCTTCCTAAAAAATTCCTTTTCTTTTATGGTCTCTTTCCAATGATATTGGTGAATCTCTTTTATAGAGGAGTTTCCTATTTTGTGCTTCCATTTTTGGGACAAGTAATTGTAGATAAAGATAGCAATCCTATCTTTTTATTGATGAAGATATTCGTTTGCTTCATAGTTTTAATCTTTTTGAAATGGTTGGACTATGATTTCACTAACTTGAGAAAGGAGATTCTAGATAAAGCTTCTCAACAGTCCCTGACTAAGATTAACTGGATAATGGGGGCTTACTATCTAGTGATGCAAAGTCTGTCTTTCTTTGAATATGAACAAGGTATTCAATCAACGACTGTTCGCCATCTCATCCTAGTCTTTTACCTGCTCTTTTTTATGGGGATGATCAAGAAATTGGATACCTATTTGAAGGACAAACTCCATGAGAGACTGGACCAAGAGCAGGCCTTGCGCTACAAAGATATGGAACGCTATAGTCGGCATATAGAGGAACTTTACAAGGAAGTCCGGAGTTTTCGCCATGACTACACCAACCTCTTAACCAGCTTACGTCTGGGCATTGAAGAGGAGGATATGGAGCAGATAAAAGAGGTCTACGACTCGGTCTTAAAGGATTCTAGTCAGAAATTGCAGGACAACAAATATGACCTTGGCAGATTGGTAAATATTCGGGACCGTGCCCTCAAAAGTCTTCTAGCAGGGAAATTTCTAAAAGCCAGAGATAAGAACATAGTCTTTAATGTCGAAGTTCCAGAGGAGATTCAGGTCGAGGGGATGAGTCTACTTGATTTTCTAACCATTGTGTCTATTCTTTGTGACAATGCTATTGAAGCCAGTGCAGAGGCCAGTCAACCTCATGTTTCAATCGCCTTTTTAAAAAATGGAGCACAGGAGACCTTTATCATTGAAAACTCCATCAAAGAAGAGGGTATCGATATTTCTGAAATCTTCTCCTTTGGAGCCAGTTCTAAAGGGGAGGAGAGAGGAGTTGGTCTCTATACCGTCATGAAAATTGTGGAAAGCCATCCCAATACCAGTCTAAATACCACCTGCCAAAATCAAGTCTTTCGTCAGGTTTTAACAGTTCACTCGATGTCAGTTGATGATTAG
- the blpZ gene encoding immunity protein BlpZ has protein sequence MYKHLFFLDSKTLDRLTPYILVLASDTIAFNVFVLTFVSAVVFNSLNSMLALMAIFLGAGYVVGFWLLKWFVLERLELKDGL, from the coding sequence ATGTATAAACACTTATTTTTCCTAGATTCCAAAACTTTAGACCGGTTGACGCCCTATATTCTGGTCTTGGCTTCTGACACCATTGCCTTTAATGTTTTTGTGCTAACCTTTGTATCTGCGGTGGTCTTTAATTCCCTAAATTCTATGCTAGCTTTAATGGCTATATTCTTAGGGGCTGGCTATGTGGTCGGATTTTGGTTACTCAAATGGTTTGTTTTGGAAAGATTAGAGCTCAAGGATGGCTTGTAG
- a CDS encoding CPBP family intramembrane glutamic endopeptidase — MAIFNKCHALFLGFLVFAIVGAAGYSVNQGDYFQHQYTFIMIKSLLLFLSFGYAKWFDMISLGILSRKQLLLFIGIFLLTVLVNISYHAFFSVVSGASAQHLEEASKGLSLSFIVSATVLAPIQEELLFRGLLQGAVFDNSWLGLVLTSSLFSFIHEPYDIPSFFYYLFFGVLLGFAYKKSQNLWVSTLVHMFYNSLPLLTYF, encoded by the coding sequence ATGGCCATTTTCAATAAGTGCCATGCCTTGTTTTTGGGATTTTTAGTATTTGCCATCGTTGGTGCAGCGGGATATTCCGTCAATCAAGGGGATTATTTTCAACACCAGTACACATTCATTATGATAAAGAGTCTCTTGCTTTTCCTTAGTTTTGGCTATGCGAAATGGTTTGATATGATTTCTTTGGGGATTTTAAGCAGGAAACAACTCTTGCTGTTCATTGGAATCTTTCTTCTCACTGTGCTGGTAAATATTAGCTATCATGCTTTTTTCTCAGTTGTTTCTGGTGCTTCGGCTCAACACCTTGAGGAAGCTAGTAAAGGACTTTCGCTTTCCTTTATTGTTAGTGCTACAGTTTTGGCACCTATCCAGGAGGAACTCCTGTTTAGAGGACTTCTTCAAGGTGCGGTTTTTGATAATTCTTGGCTGGGGCTTGTGCTGACCTCCTCTCTCTTTTCTTTCATACATGAACCTTATGATATTCCTTCGTTTTTCTATTATCTATTTTTTGGGGTGTTGCTGGGCTTTGCTTATAAAAAGAGCCAAAACCTATGGGTTTCTACTCTAGTCCATATGTTTTACAACAGTTTACCACTCTTAACTTATTTCTAA
- the ccrZ gene encoding cell cycle regulator CcrZ yields MDLGDNELTLTPIPGKSGKAYMGSYPDGKRIFVKMNTSPILPGLAREQIAPQLLWSRRLADGRDMCAQEWLTGKILTPYDMNRKQIVNILTRLHRSRPLMTQLSRLGYAMETPVDLLQSWQETAPDALRKNHFISEVMADLRQTIPGFREDHATIVHGDVRHSNWIETDSGLIYLVDWDSVRLTDRMFDVAHMLCHYIPEHQWKEWLTYYGYKYNQTVLTKLYWYGQLSYLSQISKYYMNQDLENVNREIHGLRHFRDKYGKRR; encoded by the coding sequence ATGGATTTGGGTGATAATGAGCTAACACTGACTCCCATACCTGGGAAAAGTGGCAAGGCTTATATGGGTAGCTATCCTGATGGGAAGCGTATCTTTGTAAAAATGAACACCTCTCCAATCCTACCTGGTCTAGCTAGAGAACAAATTGCTCCACAATTATTATGGAGTCGCCGTTTGGCAGATGGGCGTGATATGTGTGCTCAAGAATGGTTGACAGGCAAGATATTGACCCCCTATGATATGAATCGTAAGCAAATCGTCAATATTTTAACTCGCCTTCATCGCTCACGTCCGTTGATGACACAGTTGAGTCGTTTGGGATATGCCATGGAAACACCTGTAGATTTACTACAGTCTTGGCAGGAAACGGCTCCAGATGCTTTGCGTAAAAATCATTTTATCAGTGAAGTGATGGCTGATTTACGTCAGACTATTCCAGGATTTAGAGAGGACCATGCGACCATTGTCCATGGAGATGTACGACATAGTAATTGGATTGAGACAGACAGTGGCTTGATTTATTTGGTGGATTGGGATTCGGTTCGCTTGACTGACCGCATGTTTGATGTGGCCCATATGCTCTGCCATTATATTCCAGAACATCAGTGGAAGGAATGGTTGACCTACTACGGTTACAAGTATAATCAAACGGTATTAACTAAATTGTATTGGTACGGTCAATTGTCTTATTTGAGCCAGATTTCCAAGTATTATATGAACCAAGATTTAGAAAATGTCAATCGGGAGATCCATGGCTTGCGTCACTTCCGAGACAAGTATGGAAAGAGAAGATGA
- the trmB gene encoding tRNA (guanosine(46)-N7)-methyltransferase TrmB — MRVRNRKGATELLEANPQYVVLNPLEAKGKWRDLFGNDNPIHVEVGSGKGAFVSGMAKQNPDINYIGIDIQKSVLSYALDKVLEVGVPNIKLLWVDGSDLTDYFEDGEIDRLYLNFSDPWPKKRHEKRRLTYKTFLDTFKRILPENGEIHFKTDNRGLFEYSLVSFSQYGMKLNGVWLDLHASDFEGNVMTEYEQKFSNKGQVIYRVEAEF; from the coding sequence ATGAGAGTTAGAAATCGTAAAGGGGCAACAGAATTACTAGAGGCAAATCCCCAGTATGTGGTCCTCAATCCTTTGGAAGCCAAGGGGAAATGGCGGGATTTGTTTGGCAATGATAATCCCATTCATGTGGAAGTTGGAAGTGGAAAGGGTGCCTTTGTTTCAGGTATGGCCAAGCAAAACCCTGACATCAACTATATCGGGATTGATATTCAAAAGTCTGTTTTGAGCTACGCTTTGGACAAGGTGCTTGAAGTTGGAGTACCTAATATTAAGCTCTTGTGGGTAGATGGTTCTGACTTGACTGACTACTTTGAAGACGGTGAGATTGATCGCTTGTATCTGAACTTTTCAGATCCATGGCCTAAAAAGCGCCATGAAAAGCGTCGTTTGACCTACAAGACCTTCTTGGATACCTTCAAGCGTATCTTGCCTGAAAATGGAGAAATTCATTTCAAGACGGACAACCGTGGCTTGTTTGAGTACAGTTTAGTGAGCTTTTCTCAGTATGGCATGAAGCTCAATGGTGTCTGGCTTGATTTACATGCCAGCGATTTTGAAGGCAATGTCATGACAGAATACGAGCAAAAATTCTCCAACAAGGGTCAAGTTATCTACCGAGTTGAGGCAGAATTTTAA
- the rimP gene encoding ribosome maturation factor RimP — translation MDAIATIVELVREVVEPVIEAPFELVDIEYGKIGSDMILSIFVDKPEGITLNDTADLTEMISPVLDTIKPDPFPEQYFLEITSPGLERPLKTKDAVAGAVGKYIHVGLYQAIDKQKVFEGTLLAFEEDELTMEYMDKTRKKTVQIPYSLVSKARLAVKL, via the coding sequence GTGGACGCAATCGCAACAATCGTAGAATTAGTCAGAGAAGTTGTAGAACCTGTCATAGAAGCGCCTTTCGAACTCGTGGATATCGAGTATGGAAAGATTGGCAGTGACATGATTCTCAGTATTTTTGTAGATAAACCTGAAGGAATTACCTTGAACGACACGGCAGACTTGACAGAAATGATCAGTCCTGTCCTAGACACCATCAAGCCAGATCCCTTCCCAGAACAATATTTCCTAGAAATTACCAGTCCAGGCTTGGAACGTCCTTTGAAAACAAAGGATGCCGTCGCTGGAGCGGTTGGGAAATACATCCATGTCGGGCTCTACCAAGCCATCGATAAGCAAAAGGTCTTTGAAGGAACTTTGTTGGCCTTCGAAGAGGACGAGTTGACTATGGAATATATGGACAAGACGCGTAAGAAAACGGTCCAAATTCCATACAGTTTAGTATCAAAAGCACGTTTAGCAGTAAAATTATAG
- the nusA gene encoding transcription termination factor NusA produces MSKEMLEAFRILEEDKGIKKEDIIDAVVESLRSAYRRRYGQSDSVAIDFNEKTGDFTVYTVREVVDEVFDSRLEISLKDALAINSAYELGDKIKFEEAPAEFGRVAAQSAKQTIMEKMRKQTRAITYNTYKEHEQEIMSGTVERFDNRFIYVNLGSIEAQLSKQDQIPGEVFASHDRIEVYVYKVEDNPRGVNVFVSRSHPEMIKRLMEQEIPEVYDGTVEIMSVAREAGDRTKVAVRSHNPNVDAIGTIVGRGGANIKKITSKFHPARYDAKSDRMVPIEENIDVIEWVADPAEFIYNAIAPAEVDQVIFDENDSKRALVVVPDNKLSLAIGRRGQNVRLAAHLTGYRIDIKSASEFEAMEEADSVDLEAENDIVEE; encoded by the coding sequence ATGAGTAAAGAAATGCTAGAGGCCTTCCGCATTTTGGAAGAAGACAAGGGAATCAAAAAAGAAGACATCATCGACGCAGTAGTAGAGTCGCTTCGTTCCGCTTATCGCAGACGCTATGGTCAATCAGACAGCGTAGCTATTGACTTCAACGAAAAAACAGGTGATTTTACAGTTTATACTGTCCGTGAAGTTGTTGATGAAGTATTTGATAGCCGTTTGGAAATCAGCTTGAAAGATGCTCTTGCCATTAATTCAGCCTATGAGCTTGGTGACAAAATCAAGTTTGAAGAAGCACCTGCCGAGTTTGGTCGTGTAGCAGCCCAATCTGCCAAACAAACCATCATGGAAAAAATGCGCAAGCAAACACGTGCCATCACTTACAATACTTACAAAGAACATGAGCAAGAAATCATGTCTGGTACAGTAGAACGCTTTGACAACCGCTTTATCTATGTCAACCTTGGCAGCATTGAAGCCCAATTGTCAAAACAAGACCAAATCCCTGGGGAAGTTTTTGCTTCTCATGATCGTATTGAAGTTTATGTTTACAAGGTTGAAGATAACCCTCGTGGTGTCAACGTCTTTGTTAGCCGTAGCCATCCAGAAATGATCAAACGTTTGATGGAGCAAGAAATTCCTGAAGTTTATGATGGAACTGTTGAAATCATGAGCGTGGCTCGTGAAGCAGGTGACCGTACTAAGGTTGCTGTTCGTAGCCATAATCCAAACGTGGACGCTATCGGTACAATCGTTGGACGTGGTGGAGCTAACATCAAGAAAATCACTAGCAAATTCCACCCAGCTCGTTATGATGCTAAGAGCGACCGTATGGTACCAATCGAAGAAAATATCGACGTTATCGAGTGGGTAGCAGATCCAGCTGAATTTATCTACAATGCCATTGCTCCTGCTGAGGTTGACCAAGTTATCTTTGATGAAAACGACAGCAAACGTGCCTTGGTGGTTGTTCCAGATAACAAGCTTTCTCTTGCCATCGGTCGTCGTGGACAAAACGTTCGCTTGGCAGCTCACTTGACTGGTTACCGTATCGATATCAAGTCTGCTAGCGAATTTGAAGCCATGGAAGAAGCTGATTCGGTAGATTTGGAAGCAGAAAACGATATTGTAGAAGAATAA
- the rnpM gene encoding RNase P modulator RnpM: MKTRKIPLRKSVVSNEVIDKRDLLRIVKNKEGQVFIDPTGKANGRGAYIKLDNKEALEAKKKKVFNRSFDMEVEESFYDELIAYVDHKVKRRELGLE; the protein is encoded by the coding sequence ATGAAAACGAGAAAAATCCCTTTGCGCAAGTCTGTTGTGTCCAATGAAGTGATTGATAAGCGTGATTTGCTCCGCATTGTCAAGAATAAGGAAGGACAAGTCTTTATCGATCCAACAGGCAAGGCCAACGGCCGCGGCGCTTATATCAAGCTAGACAATAAAGAAGCCCTAGAGGCTAAAAAGAAGAAGGTCTTTAACCGTAGCTTTGACATGGAAGTGGAAGAAAGCTTTTATGATGAGTTGATCGCTTATGTGGATCACAAAGTGAAAAGAAGAGAGTTAGGACTTGAATAA